From the genome of Geminocystis herdmanii PCC 6308, one region includes:
- a CDS encoding high light inducible protein produces MDNKETKVGFTAFAENWNGRLAMLGFVIGIATELLTGKGILAQLGLM; encoded by the coding sequence ATGGACAACAAAGAAACTAAAGTCGGATTTACCGCATTTGCTGAAAACTGGAATGGACGTTTAGCAATGTTAGGTTTTGTAATCGGTATTGCTACCGAATTATTAACTGGAAAAGGTATTTTAGCCCAATTAGGCTTAATGTAA
- a CDS encoding N-acetylmannosamine-6-phosphate 2-epimerase, with amino-acid sequence MLEILKSSLIISCQAPSDSPLHHPDIIAVIAQACVNQGAKGLRIDSPSHIKAVKKLLPDIPVIGLWKQMGLNSSVYITPRFEDAVAVSEAGADIIAIDATLRSRPNGETMANLMTKIQQELGKPIMADIDTLESSIEANQAGADFIGTTLYGYTEATQNLIPPSFEFIEKLLKTVDKPVICEGGVKTPEEVRKALDLGCYSVVVGTAITGIDLLAKKFVEAIE; translated from the coding sequence ATGCTCGAAATCTTAAAATCAAGCCTTATTATTTCCTGTCAAGCACCTAGCGATTCACCCTTACATCATCCAGACATCATTGCCGTTATTGCCCAAGCCTGTGTTAACCAAGGTGCTAAGGGTTTGAGAATTGATAGCCCAAGCCATATCAAAGCGGTGAAAAAATTGTTACCTGATATTCCTGTTATCGGTTTATGGAAACAAATGGGGCTTAATTCTTCTGTTTATATTACCCCTCGTTTTGAAGATGCTGTTGCTGTGAGTGAGGCGGGTGCGGATATTATTGCTATTGATGCTACCCTTCGTAGTCGTCCTAATGGTGAAACTATGGCTAATCTTATGACTAAAATTCAGCAGGAGTTGGGGAAGCCTATTATGGCAGATATTGATACTCTTGAAAGTTCGATCGAAGCGAATCAAGCAGGTGCAGATTTTATCGGTACTACCCTTTACGGTTATACAGAAGCAACACAAAATTTGATACCACCTAGCTTTGAATTTATCGAGAAACTGCTTAAAACCGTTGATAAACCTGTTATTTGTGAAGGTGGAGTTAAAACCCCCGAAGAAGTGAGAAAAGCTCTTGATTTAGGCTGTTATTCAGTGGTAGTTGGTACAGCGATTACAGGAATTGATTTATTGGCAAAAAAATTTGTTGAGGCAATAGAATAA
- a CDS encoding SpoIIE family protein phosphatase — protein MNEDNFFDIYYYSLNKQNEELCGDQVKFTKGKDKSTIVLSDGLGSGVKASILATLTTEILITMLDADLPLKEVIETIVGTLPICQVRNIAYATFTIISIDHNNNKFHVINFDNPPIFLLKKGVIIPLKHKTEQILNKKIQSCQGVLERGDFLGAASDGILYAGLGNTMNFGWGWENIAKFMEHIFRTKATNSRNIIEPIIKETKKLYCDYIGDDATFVGVYIRKPKPLMIFSGPPLDVTKDEEYAEQLLSFSGRKIICGGTTGNIVANYMGETIEMDIMTMSKELPPIGKLKEVDLVTEGILTISKAKEVLIKCKCDITRLPTVKNGAVLLAREILEADSIYFLIGQQINEFYQNPLLPKNISIRRSLIEDLVKLLRDNQKHIIIEYC, from the coding sequence ATGAATGAAGATAATTTTTTTGATATTTATTACTATAGTTTAAACAAACAAAATGAAGAATTATGCGGTGATCAAGTAAAATTTACTAAGGGTAAAGATAAAAGTACGATCGTGCTTTCAGATGGGTTAGGTAGTGGAGTAAAAGCGAGTATTTTAGCCACTTTAACCACCGAAATTTTAATCACCATGCTTGATGCAGATTTACCCTTAAAAGAAGTCATTGAAACTATTGTCGGTACTTTGCCTATTTGCCAAGTGAGAAACATTGCTTACGCTACTTTTACCATTATTTCGATCGATCATAATAATAACAAATTTCATGTAATTAACTTTGATAATCCGCCTATTTTTTTATTAAAAAAAGGTGTAATTATTCCATTAAAACATAAAACAGAACAAATCTTAAACAAAAAAATTCAATCCTGTCAAGGAGTATTAGAAAGAGGAGATTTTTTAGGAGCGGCTAGTGATGGAATTTTATATGCAGGGTTAGGAAATACGATGAATTTTGGTTGGGGTTGGGAAAATATAGCTAAATTTATGGAACATATTTTTCGTACAAAAGCCACAAACTCCCGTAATATTATTGAGCCAATTATTAAAGAAACAAAAAAATTATACTGTGATTATATCGGTGATGATGCCACTTTTGTGGGGGTATATATTCGTAAGCCTAAACCATTAATGATTTTTTCTGGTCCTCCTTTAGATGTTACCAAAGATGAAGAATATGCAGAACAATTATTGAGTTTTTCAGGCAGAAAAATTATTTGCGGAGGCACGACTGGTAATATTGTAGCCAATTATATGGGAGAGACGATCGAAATGGATATAATGACGATGAGTAAAGAATTACCCCCCATAGGTAAACTCAAAGAAGTTGATTTAGTCACCGAAGGAATCTTAACAATTTCTAAAGCAAAAGAAGTTTTAATTAAATGTAAATGCGATATAACGAGATTACCCACCGTAAAAAATGGAGCAGTTTTATTAGCAAGAGAAATCTTAGAAGCTGACTCTATTTACTTCTTAATTGGGCAACAAATTAATGAATTTTATCAAAACCCACTGTTACCTAAAAATATCTCCATTAGAAGAAGTTTAATCGAAGATTTAGTTAAATTATTAAGAGATAATCAAAAACATATTATTATCGAATATTGTTAA